The sequence ACAGACCACCGAGCCGCCACGCTGGAATACTGGAACCTATCCAAACACAGCCATAGCTCCATATAAGTGACTTACAGTCTGAATTTGGAAGGTTTGGAAGTGTGTGCTAGACTGTAAGGAAACACTAACAGTGTCCAGGGTGACGGACAGACTCAGAGTCCTCCCTCCTCTGTATGCCTTTGCAGAACAGATGTCATaccaaatctaaaacagaaacatttgaaTTACATCAGTAGGAGTTAGAGGAATATGTTACAGTTACCTGGCGGTTTATTTACCTCTGTGGAGCCGGGGAGTAAGACTTTGACTTCTTGAACACCCGGTTCTGTTACAGGACAGGCTAACAATGCTCCCCCTGTATGAAATAACACACAGCTCACTTTTATAATGATTCATACTGTATCTCAATGCAAAACCAGAGCATATTACTCACCGATCATGTACTGGTTGTCCACATTGAAGGTGCTCTGTTCTTTTGGGAACTCCACCCACAGAGGTCTGTAGAAGAGAAATAATTTTTCAATTGATTTTCAAACAGCTAGCTTTCTGATCTATTTGTTTCATCAAATATACACAGCTCTCTAGGGCTCAAAAAAGTTCAATCACCGCAGTGTAGCTGAGTAAAGCTGCAGTACCGCAACTGAACAGCAGATGGCAGTGACACTAACCTGACTGGGGGCAGGCCAGAGGTGTGAGAGTAGTGAAAAAGGGTGTACCAATATGGCAGCAAACAGTACCTGAGGGCAGAAAAGGGAAGTCTGTTGACTTGAAACAGTGTTGATTGCAGTGTCAAGTGATAAGAAATGTCATCTTTAAAAAGCTTTCCTCTGGTCTGTAttcatataaacatttttttcctcaatatgttattaaaacagtcatattatgcaaaatgctgtggcaataaataaaacacaaggtTTGACACAGTCATTTAAAGTTATGCTAGTTTATTTAGAGTTTACCCATCCAACGCTATGATCAGTACATATGTCTCTGTGATAGTACCGTTGCTGGATTACAGTGCGGATTGCTGCAGTGATTTCGTCCCCAAAAAGCCAGGGCTCCCGTCGCTTGGTCTCCTTCGCAGAGTGGCTTCGGAAAAATGGCTGCAGGGCAGCTGCTTGATACCAACGCACCAACAACTCTGGCTCCGGATCCCGAACAAACCCACCAACATCAGCTGGAACCCCAAGAACACAGAATTTCAACAACACAGCCTGGCTCAAATCCTACACTTTAATACAAATCATGTTTTGATGATAAATCagttgcagaaaataaaataggtgtgactttaataaataatgcaataaatTCACAACCTACAAAGTAACATGCTTACCTCCACAAAATGCAATGCCTGCCAAGCTCAAAGACAAAATCATTGGAACTGATATCTTCAGATACTCCCAGCTGGCTACATTGTCACCCGTCCACACGGCTCCTTTAATCCCAAACCCAGCCAGTAACATCAAACAGCAAAATTAACAATCTGCACATGAAATTAAGAGACATCCATAACATTTTATAATCTATATGCCCACCAAGTCGCTGTGACCCAGCAAAGAAAGAGCGAGTGAGGACAAACGGCCTCTCTGAGCCCCCTGAGCGTGTTATCAGACCGTCCACTGTGGCCATGTgctgtgaaataaaaaagattaactgTACAGCAATAAGGTAAAGAAAGGACTAAACACAGCAACCATCGAGAGGCATTTTcactaaatgtttaaacatgagGACAGCCActcacattaaataataaaatttaataaagttatcaggGTAAGTTTGATCACAAAACAATACATCAACTGAATGTTTGGTATCTCAAATTTGGCCACAATACGATGTGATTGAGGAGCCAGCGATGGATTGATGCACTGGATCAGTGTATTACGATAGACTGACGGAATGTTACGTCCCTAAATATGACACCCTCACAACAGGAGAACTGATCAAACTTTGGGTTCAGACTTGAAAGGAAAGAGAGCTAACCTGGTAAAAGCCGTAGAGATTGTGTAACTCCCGGTGTTCCCAGCCTCCATAATGCACTGCGTCCTTTGGCATCGTCTGCTCCGGCCCATCAAAAACAGACGGCTCGTTCATGTCGTTCCACACAAACAGCGATGGCGTTGATCCCTGCATCACACATCAACATGTTGACAAGTCAGCGAGTAGATAATCagttaaaactgatttaattatgttttttttttttaaatcctcacCTTGTATTTATCTAAGCTGAAGCATCTAGAGTACCATGCTCTAGTCACTGGACTGCTGAAGTCCAGGTAAGAGGACTCACCTGTGAGGAACAAATGAAAATGCCTGACAGTTTGATGTTAAGAGGATTCCTCCTGTAACATGTTTTAACTTTAAAGGGAAATACTGTATTTAATAAGTCAGGTTCTTATAATTTCTCGATCAAACTCTGTTTATATAAAGTCTAATATTACCAGGCCAGCATATGCCACTATAGATCTGTCCCTCTCTGTCCTTAACAAAATGTCCTCCATCTCTGGCCTCACAGTAAAGAGACCAATCAGGATCAGCCTTGATGTGGGGATCACTGATGACGACCATCTAAAAGATCAAATGAGAAGAGTAAATGAGAACAAGAAGATGCTGCATATTTAGCTCCCTGAAACTGaccttcctcctctttttctccagatgctgctgcaggCTGAGCGGCTCAGGAAAAAGAACCGGGTCCCAGGTGAAGTACCGCTTTCCGTCCGTGTGCTCGATGTCCAGCCAGATAACATCATAAGGAATATTGTGGCGATCAAATCCCGCATCCACGGCCTTCACATCAGCTTCATCGTCATAGTTCCAGCGGCACTGGTGATACCCGAGGGCAAACAGTGGGGGCAGGGCTTGGTACCCTAAACCGAGGAGAAAAGGCACGTTTACATGGGGTTTGTTGAAGTCTTAATTTAACTTTCTCCAGACTGCAGGTGTACCTGTAAGCTGAGCGTACTGGGTGAAGAGCTGATGCGGACTGGGCCCGAGCTGAACCATACAGTCAATGACACCCGCCTCTGACAGCCAGTGGACATCAGTCTGAGGCTGCATCCGCCTCCTTTTCACTGGTGGGGTCTGGTCATCCTGAATGATGCCGAAGGGTTTCATGTGGTTGGAAATGGTTTCTCAGCCTACACAGACTTTTTATGTTCCTTCTAAAGTCAAAATGTAGGCTCTGCACTTAATAAAGCATTACCTGATGGTCAGAGGGGGAGTACTGTATATTTACAAAAGTCTCTGATGCATTCAGCCAAAACACACCAAGAGTCCTGTCTGGTTTATGGGCCACCATCAGTGGCACAGA comes from Melanotaenia boesemani isolate fMelBoe1 chromosome 20, fMelBoe1.pri, whole genome shotgun sequence and encodes:
- the ganc gene encoding LOW QUALITY PROTEIN: neutral alpha-glucosidase C (The sequence of the model RefSeq protein was modified relative to this genomic sequence to represent the inferred CDS: substituted 1 base at 1 genomic stop codon); protein product: MAELVSVVPDDEGKEKFKKSEDVAFYRRQIQGPNLMHRALLDTMVFTEKGAQFELLDSETQTRLLLSLSPCKYDTVRILIDEIQPIKARYRVPDVMTGELQCEQVRVENQTKDCVTLSWSSGQYQVRVWHLPFRLEILCEREVMVSFNSKGKLWFDRLQDPPRXGLQGRYLQEDQTGLSWKEMFRKFVDIKANGPSSIGADLSLHGFSHVYGLPEHSDNLQLRDTRDGEPYRLYNLDVFAYDLYSRLGLYGSVPLMVAHKPDRTLGVFWLNASETFVNIQYSPSDHQDDQTPPVKRRRMQPQTDVHWLSEAGVIDCMVQLGPSPHQLFTQYAQLTGYQALPPLFALGYHQCRWNYDDEADVKAVDAGFDRHNIPYDVIWLDIEHTDGKRYFTWDPVLFPEPLSLQQHLEKKRRKMVVISDPHIKADPDWSLYCEARDGGHFVKDREGQIYSGICWPGESSYLDFSSPVTRAWYSRCFSLDKYKGSTPSLFVWNDMNEPSVFDGPEQTMPKDAVHYGGWEHRELHNLYGFYQHMATVDGLITRSGGSERPFVLTRSFFAGSQRLGAVWTGDNVASWEYLKISVPMILSLSLAGIAFCGADVGGFVRDPEPELLVRWYQAAALQPFFRSHSAKETKRREPWLFGDEITAAIRTVIQQRYCLLPYWYTLFHYSHTSGLPPVRPLWVEFPKEQSTFNVDNQYMIGGALLACPVTEPGVQEVKVLLPGSTEIWYDICSAKAYRGGRTLSLSVTLDTVPVFQRGGSVVCRSAGTGTCTAEYQKLPLAVTVALNCQGSADGELYLDDGHSFSYRDRKAFCLRSFSMLSGRLLCRPATKEGTFDCETVVQSVTILGLKKKPSTVHVHVSGAEDVLASFQYKEACCMLTVNSLNVSTVADWEIHIS